The genomic window GGCGCTCTTTAAAGAAACCAGTTTTGTGTAGCAGTTCGTCGGGAATGATAGCATTGTACATACCCATGCAGCCTTCGTCAAACACGCCCATGATCACTTTTCGCTCTTTTAAGCTTTTGGCAAAAGTTCTTCCTTTCTTGTCGTCGCTTAGTGGTATCTTACTTAAGGCAAAACTTTTTACATGACTTTGATCGTAACTGACCTTGCCGGTTGTGAGCCATTCTTGCAGGCCATCGGTAAAAAAATCATCCGTAAAATTTTCACTCCATAAAGTACTATACGGAATTGCCGCTTTGGTTAAGCAACCGTTCAGATTTAACATGCCTACCAAACCAGGCCATTGTCCGCTCCAGTTGGCTACGGTTAGTATCGGGCCATGATGTGTGGTAAGCCCTGCAAGTACATGATGTGAGTATTGCCAAACACTTTCTGCTACAATTATAGGTTGGTTGGGATCAATATTTCTGAAGATATCCATACCCATTCTTTGCGAATCGATAAAGCCATGTTTTTTTGTGGAATTGTATGAATGGGCACGTTTAACTTTCCAGCTAAATTGCTCGATGGCTAAAGTTAATTTTCGCTCCATTTCGACTTGAGCAGCCCAGCAATTTTGATTTGCCGAAAGCCGTAGATCGCCACTTGAAACCAGTAGAATTTCTCCTTGTTTACCTTGCTTCATAATTTATTAATAAACAAATAATTTATATAAAAATAATTTGTCAGCTTATATTTGGATTATGCCTTTACGGCTATATACAAAACTCAACAATGAAAAACACTATTTCCTGATAGTTTTTATCAAATTAATATAGGATGTTATCATTAAACTCGTTAACTTTAGACCGCTGTGGTTAAGTTTATAGACCAACACAGCCCTAACCAAATATTGATCAGTACCATGAAACCTCATTTTCATAAAGTTCCAATTACCTTACAAAGTTCCTTTAGTATCCGCCACGATATTAAACCCGATTTTGGGAATATCTGGCACTACCATCCTGAGCTAGAATTGCACTATGTAATCAAAGGGGAAGGCGTTCGTTTTATTGGCGATAACATCAGTAATTTTGTGCCAGATGAGATGGTGCTTTTAGGGGAAAACCTGCCTCATACCTGGCGTTGTAAAGATGAATATTTTCAAAACAATCCAGATCTTACCACTGAAGCCATGGTGATCCATTTCTTACCCGATTGTTTGGGGAAATACATGCTTACTTTACCTGAAGCTTACCTGATCCCGAAATTATTCGAAAAAGCAAAAAGCGGAATGGTAATTAAAGGGAAAGCTAAAGATAAACTGGTTGATTTAATGCGGGCTGCAGTTGATGCAACCAATTTGGACCGGATCATTATCCTCTTGTCTATCCTTAAGACATTGGCAGAAACGGATGAATTTTCGACAATTGTAACCAGCAAAAATACATTCTATCAAAGCAATGAGTCTGAAACACTCCGGATCAATAAAATCTGTAATTATACCCTGAGTAACTATAAAAAGGATATTACATTAGAAGAAGTGGCTTCTTTAAGTAATTTAAGCGTAACTTCTTTCTGCAGGTATTTCAAACTGATGACAAAGAAGACCTTTTATGATTTCCTGATTGAAATTAGGGTGAGTCATGCCTGCCGTTTTTTAATTGAAAATAAGCTACCTACCGAAATGATCTGTTTTGATTGCGGTTTTAATAATGTGTCTAATTTCTACCGGCACTTTAAAAAAGTTACAGGGATGACGCCTTTAGACTATAAAAGGAAATATTTGAATTAGATTTAAGACCTTATAGGTTTTAAAAACCTATAAGGTCTTGGAGAAACTGCCTATATAAAAACCTTAATATTCAAGTCATTGCGGAGCAAAGTATAATCATCAAACAATGTTTCTACTTCTTTTATTACACTTGGCGTAAACGAACCCACATTTCTGCGGGTAAAAGTCGAGATATTAAGTCCTCGCTTTTGCAGGAAATATTTCGACACCACCGGATAAACGTTATGCATTACGTCCATGTTATCGATTAAAAACTGTTGTACCACTTGTACTTCATCTTTAAAAGCTTCATCATTATAATGGTCGCAAAGCCAGACAATCAATTCAGGGAAATAATTACCTTGAATGCACGATAAGCCCGAAGCTCCAGCTTTTAATGATTCTACCGCATGTACAATGTAGGCATCGTATAATCCAAAAGTCTTGCCTTCAGTCAGTTTCAGTTTTTCTTTAATCTGACTAAGGTCCAGGCAGGTATCTTTATGGTAAATCACTCTTCCGGTTGCTACAAAATCGGCCAGTTGTTGCGGTTTCAATACTCTTTTATAAGGCACCGGACATTCGTAAAAACCTAACGGAATTTTATCTGTTTGATCGAGCAGATCGAA from Flavobacterium sp. W4I14 includes these protein-coding regions:
- a CDS encoding 4-hydroxy-tetrahydrodipicolinate synthase (product_source=KO:K01714; cath_funfam=3.20.20.70; cog=COG0329; ko=KO:K01714; pfam=PF00701; smart=SM01130; superfamily=51569), whose amino-acid sequence is MENSQKGFIPVMLTPFLSNGNIDYPALTQLTEIYLQAGSSGLFANCLSSEMFELSGKERIQAIKHVIKVVNGAVPVVATGTFGGAISEQADFVKEVSDAGVEAVIAITSLLAEENETDEIFNDRVFDLLDQTDKIPLGFYECPVPYKRVLKPQQLADFVATGRVIYHKDTCLDLSQIKEKLKLTEGKTFGLYDAYIVHAVESLKAGASGLSCIQGNYFPELIVWLCDHYNDEAFKDEVQVVQQFLIDNMDVMHNVYPVVSKYFLQKRGLNISTFTRRNVGSFTPSVIKEVETLFDDYTLLRNDLNIKVFI
- a CDS encoding AraC-like DNA-binding protein (product_source=COG2207; cath_funfam=1.10.10.60; cog=COG2207; pfam=PF02311,PF12833; smart=SM00342; superfamily=46689,51182); translated protein: MVKFIDQHSPNQILISTMKPHFHKVPITLQSSFSIRHDIKPDFGNIWHYHPELELHYVIKGEGVRFIGDNISNFVPDEMVLLGENLPHTWRCKDEYFQNNPDLTTEAMVIHFLPDCLGKYMLTLPEAYLIPKLFEKAKSGMVIKGKAKDKLVDLMRAAVDATNLDRIIILLSILKTLAETDEFSTIVTSKNTFYQSNESETLRINKICNYTLSNYKKDITLEEVASLSNLSVTSFCRYFKLMTKKTFYDFLIEIRVSHACRFLIENKLPTEMICFDCGFNNVSNFYRHFKKVTGMTPLDYKRKYLN